ACCCCCCGAATAGTAATAATTGGACAATTGTCAAGACCGGCTTTCGTCAGCTTATCGCGTAGCCGATAAATATGATTGTCGACAAGCCTTTGCTCGCTGCAGTAATCATCTCCCCAAATACGCTTTATTAATTGCTCACGCTGGAATACGATCTTTGGATGTTTCACCAATGCAACCAATAAATCGAACTCAACACTAGTTAATTCGACAGGTGCTTCGTTGACAAATACTTGTCTTTCATCGTAGATGATATGTAGGGAATTCCAACGATAGCTAGTCGGTGCTTGATTTCCTCCACGGCTTCGGCGCAAGAGAGCTTTAATACGCGCAACCACTTCGGCAACATGGAAAGGCTTTGTCACATAGTCATCTGCGCCTTTGGAGAGAGCGCGGACCTTGTCAATTTCTCCGTCACGAGCGGATAACATTAGAATGAAAGCTTCTGATTCACGGCGGATTATCTCACATACTTGAACGCCATCCATCCCTGGCATCATGATATCGAGCACAACCACATCCGGTCGATGCAGATGAAATGCTTCGATAGCTGACTTGCCATCATAAGCGGCGGATACATGATATCCTTCCGCTTCTAAATACCATCTCAAGCCTTCTACCAAGTCTTTATCATCATCAACAATTAGGATGGCGCTCATAATGGACAACCTCCGCGCAGGTTCTACAATATTATAGTCCAAAGGGGCGTAAACCGACTTACGCCCCCACAAAGCTGCTCAATATAAGTTCCAACTAATTCGTTGGCGCAGGTGGCTTTGGTAATGTGTTTTGACCCGTCACTGTCCCGTCAGCGATGTTAATCGCAACAATCTGTGGGCCGCGAACTATATAGAGAGTTTGTCCATTAAGCTTGAGAATGGCCTTAGCAGGTGGTGGGGGGGCGCCAGGGCCTTTACCCGCTTGCATGGTTTGTGAGTCAGCATTCTCTTGTTTTGGCGGTTCGACAACAGGCAAGGTCGACTTGACGGTTACTTTAAGCGTTGTTGCATCGATGCAATAAAATTCGTCGCCCATAACGATTAGTATTTTATCGCCTGCGCTGCCGCTGCCTGCTGAGAATAGCATTTCCCCAGGCTTTGGCATTGGCGGTTTATCAGTAGCGCTTGTGCTCTGTTCGCCCAGGTTTAATGTGCCGACTTCTTTCAAAGCTGCATCATACTTAACCAAAGTGCAACCGGCAAGAACGAATACTCCAGAGGTTCCGGTTTCAATCAT
This genomic stretch from bacterium harbors:
- a CDS encoding response regulator transcription factor — translated: MSAILIVDDDKDLVEGLRWYLEAEGYHVSAAYDGKSAIEAFHLHRPDVVVLDIMMPGMDGVQVCEIIRRESEAFILMLSARDGEIDKVRALSKGADDYVTKPFHVAEVVARIKALLRRSRGGNQAPTSYRWNSLHIIYDERQVFVNEAPVELTSVEFDLLVALVKHPKIVFQREQLIKRIWGDDYCSEQRLVDNHIYRLRDKLTKAGLDNCPIITIRGV